From the genome of Falco cherrug isolate bFalChe1 chromosome 10, bFalChe1.pri, whole genome shotgun sequence:
AGGTTGACTGGGTACCAAGCAAACCTGTCCTTGTTTGCATTTAGAGTCATGCTCCACACTTTCACCTACATGTCTCCAAGGATACTTGCTTGGATTGGGAAGTGCAGGATGCATCAGTCCTGCTCTCAGCTCTGGCTGGAGGAACAAATCCCTTTCTCCTAAAGACATCACCCTCTCTGGGTCTGGAAGGAGGAACGCGGACAGCTCTGGGATCCTGGacccagctgtcctgctgccagctgtccTCTTCTGGCAAAACCAGGTTGTTCCCGTGTAATAGAAGAGAAGTCCCTGCGGAAGGCGGCCGAGCAGGTTAAATCGCACAGCCAGGCTGTGTCCCAGCagcatgtccctgtgtcccGTCAGGCTACCACCACCTCTGTGCCAGGAGGGGCCCTTGTCCAAAGGGCAGCTGGGAGCATAGGAGCGGGTCTGCAGTGCATATCCTAAAAACTTTAAAGTGTTTAGAGACCTTTGCTTTGTGCCTGCCTCATTCCTCTTGGGACTGTTGCGAGTGATGGGCTAGAGCCCTGTAAAACAAGGCCCTGGAGATGAATCTTGGAGGGGGAACTCTACACCCTCCCTCACCTGTTGCTGCTCAGGGCGAGATGCTGGGCTGCGCACAACCATGTGTCTGTGTCTGGTGTGTCATAATGTCTCTCTTgtgtccctcctctgcccccccagAACATCAACGCAGCTCAGTCCAGCTTCTTACCcgagaaggaaaagcaggagctgctgaacACGCTGTATGAAGCCTATGGGATGGTCCCCAACGCATTGTGACCCATCCCTGTGAGCCAGCATGGAGCGGTGGCCCTTCTTCATGTGTGCTTGACTCCTCTGTGCTAGTGGGAGCACCAGGAGATGTGCCCAGAGTTGGTCTCTATTACTGGCAGCCCTGTGTTAACCCTCACAAGTGCTCAGCAGAATCAGCTATCACATATACCTATCTATACCCTCCCAAACTCCCCCAAATGGATATCCAGCTTCCTGTCTTGCTGTTCTGCCCGCAGACGGAACCTGCCTCCTAGACTGACTCCCTTCACCATTTGCCAGTGTTTCTGTACCACAAATGTGGACAGAAGAACCtcccctgcattttttttcccctcttcccttgcTTTATCTGTCCTGCCTCACTGCCTAGCCGTCGCCTGCAGTGCAGAAATAACCACCTTTAACTGTGACTGTAGCCTGGGTGACTTCACCTTTCTAGGAAAAAGGTGTGTCAGTGCTGAGAGGGAGTGAGCAGGCACTCCAGAAACAGGGTTTAGGAAGTTGGAAcatatttttaccattttggGCCAAAATCTGCCTTCTGGGACTTTTCCCAGTTCTGTACTTATCCTGGAGAATTCCTGTGAACTGCAGTTTGCTCTTCCTCTAGCTTTGTTTAGGACTTGGAAAAAACATGATCAATCGACTGTTTTAACTACTCTGCCCTCCTCCTGACTTGATGTAATCCTTAGGCGCTATTAAAACTGAATGAGTAAATTAATAAGCTGGGGCCCAATGTCACATGTTCACTCTGGTCCCATCTGAATTGCTTCTCTCACTCAACCACGGTGCTGGCTGGAAGTCAGATCTTCAGTTTGGTGGAGAATTTATACAGAAGTATTCACCATAAGCCATTATGGTGCATTATAGTATTTTTACTTAATACACAATAGAGCTGTGCAGCCAGAGAAGAGACCATCATTTTCTTACATGAGTGTGTGCTGTGCTTTAGCATCCTAGGTGTCTGCCAAGGTGCTTACTCCAAAGATACTGTACCAAAAAGTTGCCTTTGAGAAGGGGCCGTGGTCACACACTCACAGTGTGTGAGACTGGTCCAGTCTCAGCCAGCAGCGACTGCGTGCTGGGAGTATTtccatgctttctgggcttccATATTTGTCTTCTGAGTAAAATACTCATCTCTGAAGTATGTggtgcatatatatacacacagatatatatatatatagctagATAGATGGATATGAGAGAGTGAATTTCTTacttttataaaacaaatgatAAAGCATCATCTTTAAGATCATGATTGCAGTAAGAACCAGGCTTTTTTGGGTAACTTTTTCTCCAAAAATTGTTTCTGAAGAAGAGTTGCTTGTTTGGATTCTGGGCAGTTGATTGTTAATCctgtttaataaaataacagatttaTATTAAAAGATAAATCCTCCTGCCTTTCTGTTCAAGGGTGACTGTTAGGAACTGTGGTCTGTGGTCCACAAGGTGAGCCATCGTACCCCTGCTAGAGCACAGGGTTAATCGGTCGGGGTGATGGGGGCTGTGGCAGCTCGATTCCTGACTTCTGCCAGCTCGGAGCACTTTGACAGCCACAGGGAAAGTTTCCCTGCTCCCTTGCTAGACAGGCAAGTTGGATTTATGGAAGCAGGTCGTTCCAACCTCACGTGTCCTCCCTTCGGTAAGCAAAGGGGTGCATATCACTGCTAGAAGCAGTGTTGCCATCGCTGCGTCCTCTCGCTTTTTCTGGCACATATCAAAAACAGTTtatggggtggggttttttttcccctgtttccCGAGTTGTGCACGGTGGGTTGATGCTAAGGGCCAGAAGTGATGCAGCCTGGGCTGCCGGGCTGTTGGACTGCACTGTCAGCTCGGGCAGAGAGTGTTTGCTGAAAGACTTTCTGATCGTTTAGTGCTGGGTTAGAGTTTCAGGAAGTCTGGCAGGCCCCTATATTCAACTGAAACGAAGGGCTGGGAGCACACGTGTGCTCAGCAGCTTTTGCACGTCAGGATGTCGCTGGATTAAGCCAGAGCCCTTGGTCTTTCAGCACAGTCAGCAGCGGCAGCTGAGCTGGCTCTTTCACTTGCAGGGGGAACCTGATGCCTCTTGCCTGTCCTCTGAAGGTAGCTGGCCAACAGGTCCCCCTAATCATCTGCCTAAATGTATTTCTGGAACAGATATTTTCTGACCAGGGAGAGCTAAGATTAGCCCACATTTGGCTGCTGGAGGTCTTGCATGGTGCACAGTCCCTCTGCACCCGCCTTTCAGCTTTCTCTGGATGTGTCAGCGTGAGCCAAAAATACTGTTCAGTGGCAGTGAGGAGAGCTGGAAATGGGGCTTAAAGACCCAACTGTGCGGtcagccaagcccagcagctACCTGCTGTTTTGCCCCTGGGAATGGGAAAATGGGAGCAGGCTCTTGGCTGCTGGCCGGGCAGAGCTGCAATAGCATCCAGGCAGCTCCGGCAGCTGAGCTGGTTTGCAGCTGCCAAAGCAGCAGATGCAGCCACTACCTGGCTGCCAAACCCTTGTTCCTTGTGGGGACTGGAGCTTCAGACATCTCTGTGCTGGTCCCACAGCCATCGCTTCTCAGAGGCCCACAGACAATTCTCCCTGTCTggcagctgcttctctgcttaTTTATGGCCTTGTTTTCTCTGATAAATTTCAAACTCGTAACATTCAGTTCTTCCCTAGGCTGCCAGGGTGATGCTCGTCCTTGTGTCACCAGTGGAGAGTTTCTCAGGCCAGCTCTGCCTTGTCCCTGCGCCGGCCAGTGgtcccagccaggctgtggctgcttcccacagctgtACCGGCAATGTCCTCGTAGCTCTGTGCTGCACAGGGGAGACACCTTTTCCCACCGGCACCTCCCGAGTCCCGAGCCAGCCTTGTGCCTGACTTCAGGGGCAGTATTGAGGGGAGCAGTGCTCCCATGGGTGGGTGAAACACCTGTGGGAAAagtgctgcctggcagcaaaCCTACGAAAGTGGGGCAGACTTCTAGCATTTTCCATGCCCAGCTACATCTGCTTCCACCCAGATGCTGCAAACCTGCAGGTTTTCACAGAAGGGACTCTTGTAACACACTCTCGTGTCCACCTGCTAGGGGAAGCCGGTGGAACAACCCCCAGCTCAACCAGCTATGAGGCAagacagaggaaagagaaacatccaggcaaaaaaaaaccccctcctTCAGTACTTGAAGGCTGCGTTATTTATTCCAACAGCTTATATAGTTTTATCAAACCATCTTTAACACAAAACATGTCTCCTAAAAGAGAGAAGGGTGTGAGATCCTACCAGAGATCATTTCAGCTAACAGCTTGCAAAGTTAAGCCTGAATTTTAACAGTCAAACCAACAAAAtgtttctcccctccccttAACAATACCTTAAAATGCTAAAACCCGAAGAAAAACATGCctgtggctggtgctgctggtctGTAGGTGGAGTTCATCcacacagagctgtgctttggTCCTTTCCTGATGCtcagtggcagcagcacaggtgagTGGTGCTTGACGTGAAGGCAGCGGGACTGGCCGggtcccttccctgctgcccaccctgaTGAGGGACCACATGGACAGTCCAGAGGCCAGGTTAGGTCTAAGATGCAGATGAGGGTGAGGCTTAGAAAAACCAATAATCTAAATTCCTAATCTAtggaaacagaataaataatagTCTAAATTTGCAAAGGAGGAAGGTACCTTGGACAGGAAAGTCTGACATGTCTATTATTACtgaaactgttttttcccctaggGGAAAATTGCAGCTAAGGCATCTTGAGAATGGCTCATATCACTACAACCACGGCAGTGTTGCTCTAAATCACTAGGGATGGGAGCAGAAGTCTTTTGGAGGCGTCAGTCCTTGCACAGCATCTTGTGGTGCTCTAAACAAAAATGGTTGCAGCAGAGGCATTTGACAGACAACTTGCTGTTCCAGGTTGGATTTTGTCCGCAGATTCAACAGCAAATTCTGGTTTAATGTTCACAGCAAGGCCCTCCTCCTGCCCATTCCACCCCCTGTACACTGTCATGGGGAGGGGCTGTTTTCTTGCCCCTTTGGTCTTGCTCCAGGGTCGTTCTCAGAAGAAGTGGCATCTCTTTGGCTTTCTGCAGAAGGGAGGATTGGGAAGAAAGCACGGTTACACCCTGCTGAGGACACAAGCGATCAGTAGTTGCCACAACTGATTTTATTCAGATTGTCACCTGCAGACCTAGCGCTACCCTCCTGTGGCCAGATATTTGGCTTAAGACTATTGGGTTCTCCCTTCTCGTTCCTGGAATACAAATGCTTCTCACGCTGCCGGTGATGCTGGAGGGAGCCTGGGGGCAGGGATGTGCTCTCCTGGATTAACCTGCCACAGCAACTCACAAGTGCTCCAGGAATTCCTGCCAGACATCCTGGCAGCTAGCTGAGATGCTGGCTGTTAGAAAAGCTCTAGTTTGTCCTTGTTACGGATGGGTGGGTGGAGAGGTGCTAGTATGGACATGTTGAAAGAGGTACAGTTAGGGTAATGTGTTCTAAAGTGGTTTTATAGTTACAGATTGTAGGCTGGAGGACTAAAAGAGCAAGGGCAAAAACTGAGTTTACCCTCTGCGGTGGTGCTGGATGTTTTGTTGCTCGTTAGTGAAATCAGAGTGGCTGGTTTGCTTGTGCTCTGAACAGAGGATTCATGCTCCTTGTAGCCAGCTGGCCAGTATATACTGAGCAGGGTGATCCTGCTGCCGTGTTTGGGCTACAGGGGAAGATTTGTAGGTGGCTGGTggtgtttaaaattatttctgtgaccTTTAAGATACCGTGGAACTATTTGAaggctgattttaaaaaaaaacaacccaaagcaaccagcaaagaaaaagcaaaccacaacCTGCCCCACACTTGATTTCTATAAAGCCTAAGGTATACCTGATGTGTAATTTGCTGTGGGATGGCTCTTGGTCAGCCCATGGCTTGTTCAAGCACCAGTGGCTCTACAAACCAGCCGAGCGAAGGGTCTTGGCTGGAGTGTGCAGTGCTCATGTGCCAGGAACCCAGGGACCACCCTGTTCACTGCAACAGCCCCTCAGCCTGCGGAGTCTCCCACTAGCTGAGTACCCACCGAGCATGAAGACACTGGCTGTAGCAAGGCCTGAGCATCTGTGTGATGCTCCCAGAGGCAGCACTGGTCAGCCGTACTGCCGTTTGGTGCCTTGCTCTTCCAGCCTGAGCGCCAGGAGCTGAGTTTACCGGTGTCTGCAGCAGCTCACCTGCTCCTTCAACGGCGAGGTCACCTAGGTCCTTGGTCAGCTTGCGCATGCTGATGGTGGTTGCATCTCGTTGGATGTCATGGACAGCGTTCCTCCGACCGGCCCGATCGCAGGAAATAAAGTCGGTGTATGTGCTGGACTCTACCTCCATTGCATCTCTATACACCTGCaaaatgctgcagagaaaacacagctgtGAGGTCAAGGATGCTCAGCAAGCCTGGAGTCATGGCTTTGCCCAGGTTAGGTTACTCTGTGGAGTTAAAttacagcatgaaaaaataGTCCCTGTAattctgctccagctcctctaACAGTAGCTACTAAAATCTCAGATATCAACCCTGTCATGTGGGATGGTGCGGAGGGTGACCCATCATGCTGGGTGAGggcaggtgggcagggagggtcCATCCCAGCTGCCTTGCTGGTCCTTGTTCTGCCTTCCCATTGCAAAGCAAGGCAGACAAGGCGTTTGCCTCCCCTTTTGAGCTTCTGTCCTTCTTTAGGAGCTGCAAGGTCacttgcagcagcttttttcctacagaaaaagcCCTCCTTCTGCCTCAAAATGCCATGGGAGCTTTGAACGGAGGCCAAATCTGGCTCACTGTGGGGGGGATGGGGTGCTGATCCAACCTGAATTCGTAATGGGGAACGGTCAGGGCCTGGATGGGTACCCGCTGGAaagctgggggagcagggcagcatgTTGTGGGGATGGGGCTTTGGGTGAGTACTGATCTCCGCTGGCTGCCAGATGCCACTGAAAAAGTGTCGCACTGGACTGCTTTGGGATAAGCACTTTAAGATGTGAAAATCAGCCCTTCTGTGAGATGTTTGGATCCCTTCGCTCCAGGCTGGTGTCTGTGCCAAGCACAGCATGAAGAAAGGCTTGGAGCAGCCACTCGTCACACGCCAGCCCCGCTGTGAGCCAGCCTTTAGTTCAGCCTGTCAAGTCCTTAAGTTGTTGGTTTTTCATTCTAGCTGATGGTGTAACTCGGGTCCAGGGAGCTCACCGGCCTGGGGAGCGCAGCGCAGGCGTCCTGGCTCCGGGCAGAGCTCGCAAGCGCacgctgcctctgccctggcaACCTggggctctgctcctgctcttctTTATTCAGTTTGGCacttagtttctttttctacatGGAAGTTAGAGATTGATTGTTGTCTTATCTGTGATTCTACTCACTGTGAAAAATGCCCTTAGCCCTGCTGATGCTGCCAATACTTGAGGAGGTCCCAATCAGAAACACTTGtgtgtaatgaaaaaaaattcagcgTCTTGTCATTCACTTGCTTTTGTGTCTTGGGGTTAACAACCCGCTGAGAAATTTGCCTAGCCTCCTGTACAAACCCTGCTTTAAGACTGATCTTCCTACTAGGGAAATCTGCTGGCAAACCACCAGCCTGGGCTGGAATCGCACTCCTTGCTCTGTAATCCCCAATGTTCAGGCATTAGAAAGGAGATACTGGCGAAGAAGCAATAGCCAGGACAAAAGAGGTTAAATTCTCCCCGTTCCTGAGACTGAGCAGGGTGCAGTAACCTCAAACCTGCACAAACCCAGTACATTTTGGTAGCTCCAGGGACTCCTTCCTTGGTGCTGATGCCCGCTCAGGCAGTGCTGGCACCAGTTTGCTGGTGGGTCGTGGGGCTTGGCCCACCCAGACCCCCCAGGACAAGAGATTTGCTTCTCTGAATCCAGCACATCCTTGCAAACACGCGCCTCCCCTCAGGGCTTGGTGTCCATCTAGCCCCTGTTAAATGACCCCCAGCAAAAGCTGCATCCTCTGTCCCAGGGAGAGATGCCAACTGTTATTTCTCCTTGacttccctcctccctttccaggCATGCCCTTCCTGCGACGAGGCACC
Proteins encoded in this window:
- the PKIG gene encoding cAMP-dependent protein kinase inhibitor gamma gives rise to the protein MEVESSTYTDFISCDRAGRRNAVHDIQRDATTISMRKLTKDLGDLAVEGAESQRDATSSENDPGARPKGQENSPSP